One window from the genome of Oryza glaberrima chromosome 3, OglaRS2, whole genome shotgun sequence encodes:
- the LOC127766506 gene encoding protein FAR1-RELATED SEQUENCE 4-like isoform X2, which yields MADHAAADADPSLRQGGDAADADEEEEEEEEAAPSSAAGVGVGVGVEERCRAMMEVVKKDAVGGKWRVSKLVVEHNHEVEVAPCGEGEGEVAAAVPVMGMEFESVHAAKGFYYGYGERVGFKARTGSNRRSVGNGVMIMQRFLCSRGNYANRRNKANGLDELKEEEVQDGAAGKRKRGANNKRNPNPVKNNSEVIEVESSAEKGVGTAVPNNGQEARKMRGSKKGRTKKDVTEKDEKPVVELEAEKEDEVVAQDGDDVEEQKGEGEEEMEEEVQVEVQEKRGRGRPRKADAEGNALQARVLRELGLRASQYTNEERKKIVSKYLSKRQSRPVSARPAKIASRQALAERRKRGDGGRFLSSEGLTQPSERRSKRLEKQNLKKEDKGESKEDEIIEGEPDPEMEVVAGPGGEPKVGMVFLNEDKAYDCYVTYAGTVGFSVRKGWLEKTATNTTKSRAYVCSKEGFRSKSVSTDPKKPRPETRTGCLAHMTIKITVSGKYVVTEYVADHNHDLETPLVDIQVLRSHKLLAKLQQPPDPPRVVLIPNDYKNYVRTRHTKDMQLGDTQAIYEYLQRKKGEHPSFFYAIQVDEDDQLTNVFWADVKSILDYHYFGDVLCVDTRYSTSDHSRPLLLFIGVNHHKQPVIFGAALVYDESVESFKWLFETFKSAMSGKQPKTVMIDQSTAISEAVASVWPRTTQRFSLIHLYKNATKILRDAFQVSETFADDFSRWLYGYEEEGDFLSSWEILSDKYNLKDNEWLGKLYADRERWALPYGRDSFCADIAAALRSDNNTDAILADLLKKEMDFPSFFNNYDKLLENKRLAEQQADYLGVQMAQRVAPLRMLWQAANAYTPTLFEMFRLEFELTLTCMAYCCGEIGPISEYEVTVKNRPRDHFVRFDSSECMVVCSCKKFEFTGIPCCHVLKVLEVRNIKELPPHYILKRWRKDAQSESPRENYGFEAVDEDPRFLLSKRYSMLYRTFYKIAAKAAENIEAYTYMESQFDQFIEQVELLLQAKLHDKSSLNTILKVQQPNLFPNEASNSETRRVSTKKIKNVDARRQQQSPLQSNKKKKGRQGLPEPEEAEVPLRVDPPTISNDIPNHLRTPTSQFLATSHIMQAPYIAQQFGLSSLQGFPGISPFGQEPAPAPLQQPHLQQPPFHSGPQIPQAPPPDIQSLQFLSSNPQLGHQATDQSQYTIPVWDFL from the exons ATGGCTGAccacgccgccgcggacgcGGACCCCTCGCTCCGTCAGGGCGGGGAcgctgctgatgctgatgaggaggaggaggaggaggaggaggcagcgccttcgtcggcggcgggggtgggggtgggggtgggggtggaggagaGGTGCAGGGCGATGATGGAGGTGGTGAAGAAGGACGCGGTCGGGGGGAAGTGGAGGGTGTCGAAGCTGGTGGTGGAGCACAACcacgaggtggaggtggcgccgtgcggggagggggagggggaggtggccGCGGCGGTGCCGGTGATGGGGATGGAGTTCGAATCCGTGCACGCCGCCAAGGGGTTCTACTACGGATACGGCGAGAGGGTGGGGTTCAAGGCGCGCACGGGCTCCAATCGCCGATCGGTTGGTAATGGCGTCATGATCATGCAGAGGTTCCTCTGCTCCAGAGGAAATTACGCCAATCGGAGGAACAAGGCAAATGGTTTGGATGAGTTgaaagaggaggaggtgcaGGATGGTGCTGCAGGCAAGAGGAAGAGGGGCGCCAATAATAAGAGGAATCCCAACCCTGTGAAAAATAACTCAGAGGTGATTGAAGTGGAGAGCTCTGCGGAGAAGGGTGTCGGGACAGCAGTCCCAAATAACGGGCAAGAGGCGCGCAAGATGAGGGGTTCTAAGAAGGGTAGGACTAAAAAGGATGTTACAGAGAAGGATGAGAAGCCTGTTGTCGAATTGGAGGCCGAAAAGGAGGACGAGGTGGTGGCGCAAGATGGTGATGATGTTGAGGAGCagaaaggggaaggggaggaggaaatgGAAGAGGAGGTACAAGTGGAAGTGCaggaaaagagagggaggggaaggccGAGGAAAGCAGATGCCGAGGGCAATGCCCTGCAGGCACGTGTGCTGAGGGAACTCGGTTTGAGGGCATCACAGTACACTaatgaggagaggaagaagatagTTAGTAAGTACCTCTCAAAGCGACAGAGCAGACCTGTTTCGGCAAGGCCTGCCAAG ATCGCCTCACGTCAAGCTTTGGCTGAAAGACGAAAACGTGGTGATGGAGGTAGATTTCTGTCAAGCGAAGGACTGACG CAACCTTCGGAAAGGCGCTCTAAACGTCTTGAAAAGCAAAATCTCAAAAAAGAAGATAAG GGTGAGAGTAAAGAAGATGAAATAATTGAAGGAGAACCAGATCCAGAAATGGAAGTAGTTGCTGGACCTGGAGGAGAACCAAAAGTTGGAATGGTTTTCCTGAATGAAGACAAGGCCTATGACTGCTATGTCACCTATGCTGGAACTGTGGGGTTCAGCGTCCGAAAAGGATGGTTGGAAAAAACAGCAACAAATACTACAAAATCTCGGGCATATGTCTGTTCTAAAGAGGGATTCCGCTCTAAAAGTGTCAGTACTGATCCCAAGAAGCCACGGCCAGAAACAAGAACTGGTTGTCTGGCACACATGACTATTAAAATCACTGTGAGTGGCAAATATGTAGTGACTGAGTATGTGGCTGATCATAATCATGATCTTGAAACTCCTTTGGTGGACATCCAGGTTCTGAGATCACATAAGTTATTAGCAAAGTTACAGCAGCCTCCAGATCCACCAAGAGTTGTTTTGATACCAAATGattataaaaattatgtaaGGACAAGGCACACCAAAGATATGCAATTAGGTGATACCCAGGCAATTTATGAATATTTGCAGAGGAAGAAAGGTGAACATCCTTCTTTCTTTTATGCCATCCAAGTGGATGAAGATGACCAGTTGACAAATGTATTCTGGGCAGATGTTAAGTCGATTCTGGATTACCACTACTTTGGTGATGTACTGTGTGTTGACACAAGATATAGCACAAGTGATCATAGTAGGCCTCTATTGTTGTTTATTGGTGTTAACCATCATAAGCAGCCAGTCATATTTGGTGCAGCATTGGTTTATGATGAATCAGTTGAATCCTTCAAATGGTTGtttgaaactttcaaatctGCAATGAGTGGCAAGCAACCAAAAACAGTTATGATCGATCAATCTACAGCAATCAGTGAAGCAGTTGCTTCTGTTTGGCCAAGGACCACCCAGCGCTTTTCACTGAttcatttatataaaaatgcCACTAAGATATTAAGGGATGCCTTCCAAGTCTCGGAAACTTTTGCAGACGATTTTAGCAGGTGGTTGTATGGCtatgaggaggagggggatttCTTGTCAAGCTGGGAAATCCTCTCAGATAAGTACAATCTAAAGGACAATGAGTGGCTAGGTAAATTGTATGCAGATAGAGAAAGATGGGCTTTACCTTATGGACGTGATTCATTCTGTGCAGATATTGCAGCCGCACTCCGAAGTGATAATAACACTGATGCTATACTGGCAGATCTTCTAAAGAAAGAAATGGATTTCCCATCCTTCTTTAACAATTATGACAAACTTTTGGAGAACAAACGCCTAGCTGAACAACAAGCTGACTACCTTGGGGTTCAAATGGCACAGAGAGTAGCACCTCTGCGGATGCTTTGGCAAGCTGCTAATGCATATACTCCTACACTTTTTGAGATGTTCAGGTTGGAATTTGAACTGACCTTGACTTGCATGGCTTATTGCTGTGGTGAGATTGGACCAATATCTGAGTATGAGGTAACTGTCAAAAACAGGCCCCGTGACCATTTTGTTAGATTTGACTCATCAGAATGTATGGTTGTTTGTAGCTGTAAGAAATTTGAATTCACAGGTATTCCATGTTGCCATGTACTGAAAGTTCTTGAGGTAAGAAATATTAAAGAACTTCCACCACACTACATTTTGAAAAGATGGAGAAAGGATGCTCAGAGTGAATCTCCGAGGGAGAACTATGGTTTTGAAGCTGTAGATGAAGATCCCAGGTTCTTGTTGTCTAAACGATACAGCATGTTGTATCGAACGTTCTACAAAATTGCAGCAAAAGCTGCCGAAAATATTGAAGCTTATACATACATGGAGAGCCAATTTGATCAGTTTATAGAGCAAGTTGAACTTCTATTGCAAGCAAAGTTACATGATAAATCTTCATTGAACACTATACTGAAAGTTCAACAGCCAAATTTGTTTCCGAATGAAGCCAGCAACAGTGAAACTCGCAGAGTAAGTactaagaaaattaaaaatgtaGATGCGCGTCGGCAGCAGCAAAGTCCTCTTCAATcaaataagaagaaaaagggTAGACAAG GTCTACCGGAGCCTGAGGAGGCTGAAGTTCCGCTTAGGGTTGATCCTCCTACAATATCAAATGACATTCCAAATCATCTGAGAACTCCAACCAGTCAATTTCTTGCAACAAGCCATATAATGCAG GCACCGTATATTGCACAGCAATTCGGACTTAGCTCTCTTCAGGGATTTCCTGGCATATCACCATTTGGGCAG GAACCAGCACCTGCTCCTCTCCAGCAACCTCATCTACAGCAACCACCCTTTCATAGCGGTCCACAAATCCCCCAG GCCCCACCTCCGGACATCCAGTCATTGCAGTTTCTTAGCAGCAATCCTCAACTGGGTCACCAAGCCACGGATCAAAGCCAGTACACCATTCCAGTCTGGGATTTCCTGTGA
- the LOC127766506 gene encoding protein FAR1-RELATED SEQUENCE 4-like isoform X1: MADHAAADADPSLRQGGDAADADEEEEEEEEAAPSSAAGVGVGVGVEERCRAMMEVVKKDAVGGKWRVSKLVVEHNHEVEVAPCGEGEGEVAAAVPVMGMEFESVHAAKGFYYGYGERVGFKARTGSNRRSVGNGVMIMQRFLCSRGNYANRRNKANGLDELKEEEVQDGAAGKRKRGANNKRNPNPVKNNSEVIEVESSAEKGVGTAVPNNGQEARKMRGSKKGRTKKDVTEKDEKPVVELEAEKEDEVVAQDGDDVEEQKGEGEEEMEEEVQVEVQEKRGRGRPRKADAEGNALQARVLRELGLRASQYTNEERKKIVSKYLSKRQSRPVSARPAKIASRQALAERRKRGDGGRFLSSEGLTQPSERRSKRLEKQNLKKEDKGESKEDEIIEGEPDPEMEVVAGPGGEPKVGMVFLNEDKAYDCYVTYAGTVGFSVRKGWLEKTATNTTKSRAYVCSKEGFRSKSVSTDPKKPRPETRTGCLAHMTIKITVSGKYVVTEYVADHNHDLETPLVDIQVLRSHKLLAKLQQPPDPPRVVLIPNDYKNYVRTRHTKDMQLGDTQAIYEYLQRKKGEHPSFFYAIQVDEDDQLTNVFWADVKSILDYHYFGDVLCVDTRYSTSDHSRPLLLFIGVNHHKQPVIFGAALVYDESVESFKWLFETFKSAMSGKQPKTVMIDQSTAISEAVASVWPRTTQRFSLIHLYKNATKILRDAFQVSETFADDFSRWLYGYEEEGDFLSSWEILSDKYNLKDNEWLGKLYADRERWALPYGRDSFCADIAAALRSDNNTDAILADLLKKEMDFPSFFNNYDKLLENKRLAEQQADYLGVQMAQRVAPLRMLWQAANAYTPTLFEMFRLEFELTLTCMAYCCGEIGPISEYEVTVKNRPRDHFVRFDSSECMVVCSCKKFEFTGIPCCHVLKVLEVRNIKELPPHYILKRWRKDAQSESPRENYGFEAVDEDPRFLLSKRYSMLYRTFYKIAAKAAENIEAYTYMESQFDQFIEQVELLLQAKLHDKSSLNTILKVQQPNLFPNEASNSETRRVSTKKIKNVDARRQQQSPLQSNKKKKGRQGLPEPEEAEVPLRVDPPTISNDIPNHLRTPTSQFLATSHIMQAPYIAQQFGLSSLQGFPGISPFGQLQEPAPAPLQQPHLQQPPFHSGPQIPQAPPPDIQSLQFLSSNPQLGHQATDQSQYTIPVWDFL, translated from the exons ATGGCTGAccacgccgccgcggacgcGGACCCCTCGCTCCGTCAGGGCGGGGAcgctgctgatgctgatgaggaggaggaggaggaggaggaggcagcgccttcgtcggcggcgggggtgggggtgggggtgggggtggaggagaGGTGCAGGGCGATGATGGAGGTGGTGAAGAAGGACGCGGTCGGGGGGAAGTGGAGGGTGTCGAAGCTGGTGGTGGAGCACAACcacgaggtggaggtggcgccgtgcggggagggggagggggaggtggccGCGGCGGTGCCGGTGATGGGGATGGAGTTCGAATCCGTGCACGCCGCCAAGGGGTTCTACTACGGATACGGCGAGAGGGTGGGGTTCAAGGCGCGCACGGGCTCCAATCGCCGATCGGTTGGTAATGGCGTCATGATCATGCAGAGGTTCCTCTGCTCCAGAGGAAATTACGCCAATCGGAGGAACAAGGCAAATGGTTTGGATGAGTTgaaagaggaggaggtgcaGGATGGTGCTGCAGGCAAGAGGAAGAGGGGCGCCAATAATAAGAGGAATCCCAACCCTGTGAAAAATAACTCAGAGGTGATTGAAGTGGAGAGCTCTGCGGAGAAGGGTGTCGGGACAGCAGTCCCAAATAACGGGCAAGAGGCGCGCAAGATGAGGGGTTCTAAGAAGGGTAGGACTAAAAAGGATGTTACAGAGAAGGATGAGAAGCCTGTTGTCGAATTGGAGGCCGAAAAGGAGGACGAGGTGGTGGCGCAAGATGGTGATGATGTTGAGGAGCagaaaggggaaggggaggaggaaatgGAAGAGGAGGTACAAGTGGAAGTGCaggaaaagagagggaggggaaggccGAGGAAAGCAGATGCCGAGGGCAATGCCCTGCAGGCACGTGTGCTGAGGGAACTCGGTTTGAGGGCATCACAGTACACTaatgaggagaggaagaagatagTTAGTAAGTACCTCTCAAAGCGACAGAGCAGACCTGTTTCGGCAAGGCCTGCCAAG ATCGCCTCACGTCAAGCTTTGGCTGAAAGACGAAAACGTGGTGATGGAGGTAGATTTCTGTCAAGCGAAGGACTGACG CAACCTTCGGAAAGGCGCTCTAAACGTCTTGAAAAGCAAAATCTCAAAAAAGAAGATAAG GGTGAGAGTAAAGAAGATGAAATAATTGAAGGAGAACCAGATCCAGAAATGGAAGTAGTTGCTGGACCTGGAGGAGAACCAAAAGTTGGAATGGTTTTCCTGAATGAAGACAAGGCCTATGACTGCTATGTCACCTATGCTGGAACTGTGGGGTTCAGCGTCCGAAAAGGATGGTTGGAAAAAACAGCAACAAATACTACAAAATCTCGGGCATATGTCTGTTCTAAAGAGGGATTCCGCTCTAAAAGTGTCAGTACTGATCCCAAGAAGCCACGGCCAGAAACAAGAACTGGTTGTCTGGCACACATGACTATTAAAATCACTGTGAGTGGCAAATATGTAGTGACTGAGTATGTGGCTGATCATAATCATGATCTTGAAACTCCTTTGGTGGACATCCAGGTTCTGAGATCACATAAGTTATTAGCAAAGTTACAGCAGCCTCCAGATCCACCAAGAGTTGTTTTGATACCAAATGattataaaaattatgtaaGGACAAGGCACACCAAAGATATGCAATTAGGTGATACCCAGGCAATTTATGAATATTTGCAGAGGAAGAAAGGTGAACATCCTTCTTTCTTTTATGCCATCCAAGTGGATGAAGATGACCAGTTGACAAATGTATTCTGGGCAGATGTTAAGTCGATTCTGGATTACCACTACTTTGGTGATGTACTGTGTGTTGACACAAGATATAGCACAAGTGATCATAGTAGGCCTCTATTGTTGTTTATTGGTGTTAACCATCATAAGCAGCCAGTCATATTTGGTGCAGCATTGGTTTATGATGAATCAGTTGAATCCTTCAAATGGTTGtttgaaactttcaaatctGCAATGAGTGGCAAGCAACCAAAAACAGTTATGATCGATCAATCTACAGCAATCAGTGAAGCAGTTGCTTCTGTTTGGCCAAGGACCACCCAGCGCTTTTCACTGAttcatttatataaaaatgcCACTAAGATATTAAGGGATGCCTTCCAAGTCTCGGAAACTTTTGCAGACGATTTTAGCAGGTGGTTGTATGGCtatgaggaggagggggatttCTTGTCAAGCTGGGAAATCCTCTCAGATAAGTACAATCTAAAGGACAATGAGTGGCTAGGTAAATTGTATGCAGATAGAGAAAGATGGGCTTTACCTTATGGACGTGATTCATTCTGTGCAGATATTGCAGCCGCACTCCGAAGTGATAATAACACTGATGCTATACTGGCAGATCTTCTAAAGAAAGAAATGGATTTCCCATCCTTCTTTAACAATTATGACAAACTTTTGGAGAACAAACGCCTAGCTGAACAACAAGCTGACTACCTTGGGGTTCAAATGGCACAGAGAGTAGCACCTCTGCGGATGCTTTGGCAAGCTGCTAATGCATATACTCCTACACTTTTTGAGATGTTCAGGTTGGAATTTGAACTGACCTTGACTTGCATGGCTTATTGCTGTGGTGAGATTGGACCAATATCTGAGTATGAGGTAACTGTCAAAAACAGGCCCCGTGACCATTTTGTTAGATTTGACTCATCAGAATGTATGGTTGTTTGTAGCTGTAAGAAATTTGAATTCACAGGTATTCCATGTTGCCATGTACTGAAAGTTCTTGAGGTAAGAAATATTAAAGAACTTCCACCACACTACATTTTGAAAAGATGGAGAAAGGATGCTCAGAGTGAATCTCCGAGGGAGAACTATGGTTTTGAAGCTGTAGATGAAGATCCCAGGTTCTTGTTGTCTAAACGATACAGCATGTTGTATCGAACGTTCTACAAAATTGCAGCAAAAGCTGCCGAAAATATTGAAGCTTATACATACATGGAGAGCCAATTTGATCAGTTTATAGAGCAAGTTGAACTTCTATTGCAAGCAAAGTTACATGATAAATCTTCATTGAACACTATACTGAAAGTTCAACAGCCAAATTTGTTTCCGAATGAAGCCAGCAACAGTGAAACTCGCAGAGTAAGTactaagaaaattaaaaatgtaGATGCGCGTCGGCAGCAGCAAAGTCCTCTTCAATcaaataagaagaaaaagggTAGACAAG GTCTACCGGAGCCTGAGGAGGCTGAAGTTCCGCTTAGGGTTGATCCTCCTACAATATCAAATGACATTCCAAATCATCTGAGAACTCCAACCAGTCAATTTCTTGCAACAAGCCATATAATGCAG GCACCGTATATTGCACAGCAATTCGGACTTAGCTCTCTTCAGGGATTTCCTGGCATATCACCATTTGGGCAG TTGCAGGAACCAGCACCTGCTCCTCTCCAGCAACCTCATCTACAGCAACCACCCTTTCATAGCGGTCCACAAATCCCCCAG GCCCCACCTCCGGACATCCAGTCATTGCAGTTTCTTAGCAGCAATCCTCAACTGGGTCACCAAGCCACGGATCAAAGCCAGTACACCATTCCAGTCTGGGATTTCCTGTGA